The bacterium DNA window GCCGGCACCATCGCGCCGATGAAGAGAGAAGCCATGAGAATCTGCGTGGGCCAGCGGCCGTTGCACAGGGCAAAATTGTTGGTGATGATGGCAATCAAGCGCTCGCGCGGGCTGTCGATGATGCGCGTGGCGATGATGCCGGCGGCGTTGCAGCCATAGCCCATGCTCATGGTCAGCGCCTGCTTGCCGTGCGCGCCGGATTTGCGGAAGAGATTATCCAGGTTGAATGCGATGCGCGGCAGGTAGCCGAAGTCTTCCAGCAGCGTGAACAGCGGGAAGAAAATCGCCATGGGCGGCAGCATGACGCTGATCACCCAGGCCGCGGCGAGATAGATGCCGTCGAACAGCAGGCCGTCGAGCCACCACGGCATGCCGATCGTAGTGGCCAGGCCTTTGAGCATTGGGTGAATCGTGTCGATCAAAAACGAGGCGATCAGACCGGAGGGCACATTGGCGCCCGCGATGGTCAGCCAAAACACCAGCGTCAACAGCAGCAGCATCACGGGCACGCCGGTCAGGCGGCTGGTCAGTAACCGGTCGAGGGCACGATCCCAGTTGAATCTCGGCTTTTCGCCGGCCGGCGTCACCACTTTCGTCGCGATGCGCGAGGCCTCCTGATAGATCGTGTCCATCAGGGAATCATGCAGATATTCGCCGACCTCCCAACGCAGGTGGTTGGCGGTCGCCAGAATCGTCTCGGAGGACGCTGGAGCGGGTTTGCTGTCGGTGCTCATCGGGATATCCTGTGTCAATGCGAGTTTGGGTTGCATCTGCTGGCGCGAGCTGCGCGGCTGCGATTTGCCTCGCGATTACCGCGCGGATCGCTGGCCTTTCAGGTTTTTGCCAGGGCGGCCGCCGGCTGCAGTTGCTGGGCTTGGGCCAGCGCCGTCATCTCACCGCTGCGCACGGCTTCGATGATGCGCGGATCGCCTTCGAGCAGCCGCAATGCCACCCAGCGCGCGTTGGAGAGTCCGGGGAATCTCGTGGCGAGCATGGCGGTCAATTGTTCCAGCGCATGTTTCAATCCGCGCGACTCGCTTTTGATGCGGCGCGGCTTGCACACGAATTCGCCGGTGGCAACCGCCTGCAACTGCTGCAGCAATTCCGGCATGCCCAAGCCGCGGCGCGCGGCCGCCGGCACCACCGGCACGCCCAGTTCTTTGGCCAGCAGCCGTTCGTCGATCGTCAAGCGGTGCCGCCGCGCTTCGTCGATGAGATTCAGGCAGACTACCGCGCGATTGGTGATTTCCAAAACCTGCAAAACCAAATTGAGATTGCGCTCCAGCCGGGTGGCATCCACCACGATCACCGTGACGTCGGGCTGGCCGAACAGGATGAAATTGCGCGCGACTTCCTCATCGGTGCTGGTGGACAGCAGCGAATAGGTGCCCGGCAAATCCACGATCTTGTAGCGCTTGTCCGCATAGACAAATCCGCCCTCGGCGCGCGTCACAGTTTTGCCGGGCCAGTTGCCAGTGTGTTGCCGCAGGCCCGTCAGGGCGTTGAACACCGTGCTCTTGCCGGTGTTGGGGTTGCCCGCCAGCGCCACGACGTAGTCGAACGATTCCATGTTCACGCCGAGCTTGATCAAATTCCCCGTGTGATGCACCGGGCAGGTTTCGCAGCCAGATTGTGCGACCGGCAGACTCATGCCTCCTTCTCCTTTCGCTGAATGTAGATGAAGCTCGCTTGATCCTGGCGCAGCGCGATGAGCGCGCCGCGTACGTTGTAGGCCATGGGGTTGCCGCTGGCGCTGGAGAGCTCCGCGGAGACCGTCGTGCCCGGCACGATCCCCAGGTCCATCAAGCGGCGGCGCTGCTGGCCGCGGCAATTCCGCGAGATGCCGAGCACCACCCCGGCCTCGCCGGTCTGCAGTGCGCTCAGCGACTCGAACGGGCCTTCCATCTCATGGC harbors:
- a CDS encoding 50S ribosome-binding GTPase — protein: MSLPVAQSGCETCPVHHTGNLIKLGVNMESFDYVVALAGNPNTGKSTVFNALTGLRQHTGNWPGKTVTRAEGGFVYADKRYKIVDLPGTYSLLSTSTDEEVARNFILFGQPDVTVIVVDATRLERNLNLVLQVLEITNRAVVCLNLIDEARRHRLTIDERLLAKELGVPVVPAAARRGLGMPELLQQLQAVATGEFVCKPRRIKSESRGLKHALEQLTAMLATRFPGLSNARWVALRLLEGDPRIIEAVRSGEMTALAQAQQLQPAAALAKT